In one window of Chryseobacterium sp. JV274 DNA:
- a CDS encoding FoF1 ATP synthase subunit delta/epsilon — protein sequence MNIKILTPEYVVFEGEVDSVLLPGKNGEFHIMKNHAGIVSSLIGGNVKLFANSIDEAFAKNFTKEAGKDSVFAYAIKSGVVEFNHDKGIILCE from the coding sequence ATGAATATAAAAATTTTAACACCAGAATACGTAGTTTTTGAAGGAGAAGTAGACTCAGTATTGTTGCCTGGAAAAAATGGTGAATTTCACATCATGAAAAACCACGCGGGAATTGTTTCTTCTTTGATCGGAGGTAATGTAAAGCTTTTTGCTAATTCTATTGATGAGGCTTTTGCTAAAAACTTTACCAAAGAAGCTGGAAAAGACTCTGTTTTTGCTTATGCTATCAAAAGCGGTGTTGTAGAATTTAATCATGATAAAGGTATTATCCTTTGTGAATAA